One window from the genome of Vibrio vulnificus NBRC 15645 = ATCC 27562 encodes:
- the aroC gene encoding chorismate synthase produces MAGNSIGQHFRVTTFGESHGIALGCIVDGCPPGLEISEADLQTDLDRRRPGTSRYTTQRREPDEVKILSGVFEGKTTGTSIGLLIENTDQRSKDYSDIKDKFRPGHADYTYHQKYGIRDYRGGGRSSARETAMRVAAGAIAKKYLKQAFGVEIRAYLSQMGDVAIDKVDWNEIENNPFFCPDVDKVEAFDQLIRDLKKEGDSIGAKIQVVATNVPVGLGEPVFDRLDADIAHALMSINAVKGVEIGDGFDVVSQKGSQHRDTLSPQGFGSNHAGGILGGISTGQDIVANIALKPTSSITVPGDTINVDGESTQLITKGRHDPCVGIRAVPIAEAMLAIVVMDHLLRHRGQNHGVSTQTPKI; encoded by the coding sequence ATGGCAGGAAACAGTATCGGACAACATTTCCGAGTAACCACGTTCGGAGAAAGTCACGGTATCGCACTGGGATGTATTGTGGATGGATGTCCTCCAGGGCTTGAAATTAGTGAAGCAGATCTGCAGACCGATCTGGATCGCCGACGCCCAGGTACATCACGTTACACCACCCAACGCCGCGAGCCGGATGAAGTGAAAATTCTTTCAGGGGTGTTTGAAGGGAAAACAACAGGCACATCGATTGGTTTGTTGATTGAAAATACCGACCAGCGCTCGAAAGATTACTCAGACATCAAAGATAAATTTCGTCCGGGTCATGCTGATTACACTTATCACCAAAAATATGGGATTCGTGATTACCGCGGTGGTGGTCGTTCTTCGGCGCGCGAAACCGCCATGCGAGTGGCTGCTGGAGCGATTGCGAAGAAATACCTCAAGCAAGCATTTGGTGTTGAGATCCGCGCTTATCTTTCGCAAATGGGTGATGTCGCGATTGATAAAGTGGACTGGAACGAAATTGAGAACAACCCATTCTTCTGCCCTGACGTCGACAAAGTTGAGGCTTTTGATCAACTGATCCGAGACTTGAAAAAAGAAGGCGACTCGATCGGTGCCAAGATTCAAGTGGTGGCGACGAATGTTCCTGTTGGTTTAGGTGAGCCCGTGTTTGACCGTCTTGATGCGGATATTGCTCATGCTTTGATGAGCATTAATGCGGTGAAAGGTGTGGAGATTGGTGATGGCTTTGATGTCGTGAGCCAAAAAGGCAGTCAGCACCGCGACACGCTTTCTCCTCAGGGTTTTGGCAGCAACCATGCTGGTGGTATCTTAGGTGGTATCTCAACCGGACAAGACATCGTTGCCAATATTGCGTTAAAACCAACCTCAAGCATCACAGTGCCGGGAGACACCATCAATGTGGATGGAGAATCGACACAGCTCATTACTAAAGGTCGTCATGATCCTTGTGTTGGTATTCGCGCAGTGCCCATCGCTGAAGCCATGTTGGCGATTGTGGTAATGGACCACTTACTGCGTCATCGTGGACAAAATCATGGCGTCAGCACGCAAACGCCAAAAATCTAG
- a CDS encoding trimeric intracellular cation channel family protein, whose amino-acid sequence MLLSVLYVIGITAEAMTGALSAGRRKMDWFGVMLVASATAIGGGTVRDILLGHYPLGWVKNPEFLAITCVAGILTTGLAKWVIKLKGLFIRLDALGLIVFSIIGTKIALQMGLHPGICMVSALVTGVFGGLLRDLICRQTPLVLHEELYASIALLASGLYLTLLAFEIPDVTATIVTLVVGYVLRMAAVRFKWRLPSFHLDSEEAVH is encoded by the coding sequence ATGTTGTTAAGTGTTTTGTATGTCATTGGCATCACGGCAGAAGCCATGACAGGTGCGCTAAGCGCCGGACGCAGAAAAATGGATTGGTTTGGTGTAATGTTGGTGGCCAGTGCAACAGCCATTGGCGGCGGTACGGTACGAGACATCCTACTAGGGCACTACCCGCTTGGTTGGGTAAAGAATCCTGAGTTTCTTGCTATCACTTGTGTGGCGGGCATCTTAACAACGGGGCTTGCTAAATGGGTGATCAAACTCAAAGGCTTGTTTATTCGCCTTGATGCCCTCGGCCTCATCGTATTTAGCATTATTGGTACTAAAATTGCGTTGCAGATGGGCTTGCATCCGGGCATTTGTATGGTTTCCGCTCTAGTGACTGGTGTTTTTGGTGGTTTACTGCGCGACCTCATCTGTCGTCAAACACCATTGGTATTGCATGAAGAACTTTACGCATCCATTGCGCTTTTGGCATCGGGTCTTTACCTGACATTGTTGGCATTTGAAATCCCAGACGTCACGGCCACTATCGTCACACTCGTGGTGGGTTATGTACTGCGCATGGCGGCAGTCCGATTTAAATGGCGCTTACCGTCATTCCATTTGGACTCTGAAGAAGCCGTGCATTAA
- a CDS encoding elongation factor P hydroxylase: MSHHYQDLITIFNQTFSDSFNTQLELGGDEPIYLPADTTVPYHRIIFARGFYASALHEIAHWCVAGPERRLLEDFGYWYEPDGRTAEVQAEFEKVEIRPQAYEWILALSAGFPFNVSCDNLHGDFEPDRLGFMQKVHQEVMSIFETGFPPRVQMLSDALRNFYQVKHLEVGDFIVK; the protein is encoded by the coding sequence ATGAGTCACCATTATCAAGACCTCATCACCATTTTTAATCAGACCTTTTCTGATTCATTCAATACCCAATTGGAGTTGGGTGGCGATGAGCCAATTTATTTACCTGCGGATACCACAGTTCCTTATCATCGAATTATTTTTGCTCGTGGTTTTTATGCCTCTGCATTACACGAAATAGCCCATTGGTGCGTGGCTGGGCCAGAGCGCCGACTCCTTGAAGACTTTGGTTATTGGTATGAACCCGATGGAAGAACGGCTGAGGTGCAAGCTGAGTTTGAAAAAGTTGAAATTCGCCCACAAGCGTACGAATGGATTTTGGCACTCAGCGCAGGCTTTCCTTTTAATGTAAGTTGTGACAACCTACACGGCGATTTCGAGCCTGACCGTTTGGGCTTTATGCAGAAAGTGCATCAGGAAGTTATGTCGATATTTGAGACGGGGTTCCCCCCTCGTGTGCAGATGCTTTCCGATGCATTGCGGAATTTTTATCAAGTAAAGCACTTAGAAGTAGGCGATTTCATCGTTAAGTAA
- a CDS encoding YfcL family protein, with translation MIIEFEEKLLELIDARIETASEDELFAGGYLRGHISLSAASCEDDGVNDVTELKSRIEQSLENARSELAPADRIIVSDLWQELQAQA, from the coding sequence ATGATTATTGAATTTGAAGAAAAACTGTTGGAACTGATTGATGCACGTATTGAAACGGCATCAGAAGATGAACTGTTTGCAGGTGGTTATTTGCGTGGCCATATTTCGCTCTCTGCTGCGTCTTGCGAAGACGATGGCGTAAACGATGTGACGGAACTAAAATCGCGCATTGAGCAGAGTTTAGAGAATGCTCGCTCAGAACTTGCGCCAGCAGATCGCATCATCGTCAGCGACTTGTGGCAAGAGCTCCAAGCGCAAGCTTAA
- the mnmC gene encoding bifunctional tRNA (5-methylaminomethyl-2-thiouridine)(34)-methyltransferase MnmD/FAD-dependent 5-carboxymethylaminomethyl-2-thiouridine(34) oxidoreductase MnmC yields the protein MTSITHAELGWNEVGTPVSDQFDDVYFSNVNGLEETRYVFLKQNLIPERWQEFDRRRFVIGETGFGTGLNFLAVWQAFNDFRSANPDAALKELHFVSFEKFPLSKQDLIKAHQAWPELAELAEKLHRHYPPAVPECHRIVLDNGAVTLDLWLGDIKDCLPSVPYGEEGIIDTWFLDGFAPSKNPEMWNQDLFNGMAKLARAECRVATFTSAGFVRRGLIDAGFAMKKVKGFGTKREMIAGCMETRQQQSRHAPYFNRTSASHLDSIAIIGGGIASAALAKALVQRGQKVTLYCKHAQAAEGASGNRQGAVYPLLNGNHDGVSRVFAPAFLFARQFVEQAAQALTFDHDWCGVTQLMWDEKSTNKLDKMLAGNFAPELIQKLSVEETAAKIGLPIDLASVHYPLGGWLCPAELTQALFAQLGTLDNFTAKFEQSVEQLIWDERSQQWQVHIQGQHDTYSAVVIANGHEFQTFSQTADIPLGQVKGQVSHAPATETLSKLKSVLCYDGYMTPVNPNNQHLCIGASYDRRHLDTEFDANAQRENAEKLTQCVPNQAWAKEVDTSGNLSRQGVRCVSRDHLPFVGNVGDFSAIKRQYADLPHTQAEEIEVISQFPNLFCLLGLGSRGLSSAPLMAELLASQICNDPLPLPVDVLEELHPSRMWVRKLRKGKAITEL from the coding sequence ATGACATCCATTACCCATGCAGAACTCGGCTGGAATGAAGTCGGCACACCGGTTTCTGACCAATTTGATGACGTTTACTTCTCCAATGTGAACGGCCTAGAAGAAACGCGCTATGTGTTTCTTAAACAAAATCTTATTCCTGAAAGATGGCAAGAATTTGACCGCCGTCGTTTTGTGATTGGCGAAACGGGTTTTGGCACAGGATTGAATTTCCTCGCGGTTTGGCAAGCGTTCAATGACTTTCGCAGTGCAAACCCTGACGCAGCACTCAAAGAGTTACATTTTGTCAGCTTTGAAAAGTTTCCCCTTAGCAAACAAGATTTGATCAAAGCGCATCAAGCTTGGCCTGAGTTGGCGGAGCTCGCGGAAAAACTTCATCGTCATTATCCACCTGCCGTTCCAGAATGTCATCGCATTGTGCTGGACAATGGCGCCGTCACGCTTGATCTGTGGCTTGGCGACATTAAAGACTGCCTACCCTCGGTGCCTTACGGTGAAGAAGGCATTATCGACACTTGGTTCCTCGATGGGTTTGCCCCAAGTAAAAATCCCGAGATGTGGAATCAGGATCTTTTCAATGGCATGGCAAAACTGGCGAGAGCTGAGTGTCGTGTGGCGACGTTTACCTCTGCGGGTTTTGTAAGACGAGGTTTGATTGACGCTGGCTTTGCCATGAAAAAAGTCAAAGGCTTTGGCACCAAGCGAGAAATGATCGCAGGCTGCATGGAAACAAGACAACAACAAAGTCGCCACGCGCCTTACTTCAATCGCACCTCTGCATCTCATCTCGACTCTATTGCCATCATTGGCGGAGGGATTGCTAGCGCAGCCCTCGCAAAAGCCTTGGTTCAACGTGGGCAAAAAGTGACCCTCTATTGTAAACACGCCCAAGCTGCAGAAGGCGCATCGGGTAACCGACAAGGCGCAGTTTACCCTTTGCTCAATGGCAATCATGATGGCGTTTCGCGCGTATTTGCCCCCGCGTTTTTGTTTGCTCGCCAGTTTGTAGAGCAAGCTGCACAAGCGCTCACCTTCGATCATGACTGGTGTGGCGTGACCCAGTTGATGTGGGATGAAAAATCAACCAACAAGTTGGACAAGATGCTCGCTGGGAACTTTGCACCCGAGTTGATTCAAAAGCTCTCCGTAGAAGAAACCGCAGCAAAAATTGGTTTGCCGATCGACCTGGCATCGGTTCATTATCCACTTGGCGGCTGGCTATGCCCTGCAGAGCTAACCCAAGCCCTCTTTGCACAATTGGGCACCCTCGACAACTTCACAGCCAAGTTCGAGCAGAGTGTTGAACAACTCATCTGGGACGAAAGGTCACAGCAATGGCAAGTCCATATTCAGGGCCAACACGATACTTATAGCGCTGTGGTTATTGCAAATGGTCATGAGTTTCAAACCTTCAGCCAAACCGCTGACATTCCGCTTGGCCAAGTCAAAGGTCAAGTCAGCCATGCCCCGGCTACTGAGACGCTTTCTAAGCTAAAAAGTGTGCTGTGTTACGACGGCTACATGACTCCCGTCAACCCAAACAATCAACATCTTTGCATTGGCGCAAGTTACGATCGCCGCCATTTGGATACTGAGTTTGATGCCAATGCGCAACGAGAGAATGCCGAGAAACTGACGCAATGTGTACCAAACCAAGCGTGGGCAAAAGAAGTGGATACCTCTGGCAATTTATCTCGCCAAGGGGTCCGCTGTGTGAGCCGAGATCATCTGCCGTTTGTTGGCAATGTCGGCGACTTCTCGGCTATTAAGCGTCAATACGCCGATTTGCCGCACACTCAAGCAGAAGAGATTGAGGTAATTTCTCAGTTTCCGAACTTATTCTGCCTCCTTGGCCTTGGCTCTCGGGGCTTAAGCTCTGCACCACTGATGGCGGAACTGCTCGCCTCGCAAATCTGTAACGATCCACTGCCTTTGCCAGTTGACGTGCTTGAAGAGTTACACCCAAGCCGCATGTGGGTAAGGAAACTGCGCAAAGGCAAAGCCATTACCGAGCTGTAA
- the fabB gene encoding beta-ketoacyl-ACP synthase I: MKRVVITGMGIVSSIGNNVEEVLASLKAGKSGITSSEQFKEKGLRSQVWGDLKITPADHIDRKQMRFMGDAAAYAYLSMEQAIADAGLTEDQVSNDRTGIVAGSGGASSLNQAAAVDTLREKGVKRIGPYMVPRTMSSTVSACLATPFKIRGVNYTMSSACATSAHCIGHAAELIQLGKQDIVFAGGGEELDWTLTMMFDAMGALSTKYNETPEKASRTYDADRDGFVISGGGGMLVIEELEHALARGAKIYGEIVGYGATSDGYDMVAPSGEGAVRCMKMAMQDVEKIDYINTHGTSTPVGDVKELGAIQEVFAGNSPAISATKAMTGHALGAAGVHEAIYSTLMLHHNFIAPSINIENLDAAAEGLDIVTEMREAELNTVMSNSFGFGGTNATLVIKKYQG; encoded by the coding sequence ATGAAACGAGTCGTAATCACCGGTATGGGTATTGTTTCAAGTATCGGTAACAACGTCGAAGAAGTGCTTGCTTCTCTAAAAGCAGGTAAATCAGGTATCACTTCGTCTGAGCAATTCAAAGAGAAAGGCCTGCGTTCTCAGGTGTGGGGCGATCTGAAAATTACTCCTGCCGATCATATCGATCGCAAACAAATGCGCTTTATGGGCGATGCGGCTGCGTATGCATACCTATCGATGGAACAGGCAATCGCGGATGCGGGCCTGACAGAAGATCAAGTTTCAAACGACCGTACAGGTATCGTTGCGGGTTCTGGTGGTGCGTCATCACTAAACCAAGCGGCGGCAGTCGACACGCTGCGTGAAAAAGGCGTGAAGCGTATCGGTCCTTACATGGTGCCTCGTACCATGTCATCAACCGTTTCTGCGTGTTTGGCAACACCATTTAAAATTCGCGGTGTGAATTACACCATGAGTTCAGCGTGTGCGACTTCAGCACACTGTATTGGTCACGCAGCGGAACTTATTCAACTTGGCAAACAAGATATCGTGTTTGCCGGTGGTGGTGAAGAGCTCGATTGGACATTAACCATGATGTTCGATGCGATGGGCGCACTATCAACCAAATACAATGAGACGCCAGAAAAAGCGTCTCGTACTTACGATGCAGACCGTGATGGTTTTGTTATCTCTGGCGGCGGCGGCATGCTGGTGATCGAAGAGCTTGAGCACGCTTTAGCGCGTGGCGCGAAAATCTACGGTGAGATCGTCGGCTATGGTGCGACATCCGATGGCTACGACATGGTGGCACCATCAGGTGAAGGCGCTGTGCGTTGTATGAAGATGGCGATGCAAGACGTAGAGAAAATCGACTACATCAACACGCATGGTACTTCAACGCCAGTAGGCGATGTGAAAGAATTGGGTGCGATTCAAGAAGTCTTCGCGGGTAACAGCCCAGCCATTTCAGCAACCAAAGCGATGACAGGTCACGCATTGGGTGCAGCTGGTGTTCACGAAGCAATTTACTCAACGCTGATGCTACACCACAACTTTATTGCGCCAAGCATCAATATCGAAAACCTAGACGCTGCGGCTGAAGGCCTTGATATTGTGACTGAAATGCGTGAAGCAGAATTGAATACAGTGATGTCGAACAGCTTTGGTTTCGGTGGTACCAATGCAACTTTGGTGATTAAAAAATACCAAGGTTAA
- a CDS encoding 4-phosphoerythronate dehydrogenase: MKILVDENMPYAETLFSQLGEVILKPGRSLKADDLVDIDALMIRSVTKVNAELISKANKLKFVGTATAGMDHVDQALLKEKGIYFTAAPGCNKVGVAEYVFSVMMVLAQQQGFSVFEQTVGIIGAGQVGSYLQQCLEGIGIKVLINDPFKQEEGDEREFTSLDRLLQEADVITLHTPITRDGQYPTHHLINEDILNSLRADQILINAARGPVVDNQALKRRLQQADGFTAALDVFEFEPEVDMELLPLLAFATPHVAGYGLEGKARGTTMIFNSYCEFIGNELRAHASDLLPTAPVPKVVLDRKWDEATLHTLTQLVYDVRRDDAQFRREIGAPGAFDLMRKEYWDRREYSAVTLVGSAQCRLKPLAKLGFQVEVSQ, from the coding sequence ATGAAAATTCTTGTTGATGAAAACATGCCTTACGCCGAGACGCTATTTAGCCAGCTTGGTGAAGTGATTTTGAAGCCAGGCCGCAGTTTGAAGGCTGACGACTTGGTGGATATTGATGCACTGATGATTCGCTCAGTGACGAAAGTGAACGCTGAATTGATCAGCAAAGCCAACAAACTGAAGTTTGTCGGTACCGCGACAGCGGGTATGGATCACGTTGACCAAGCGCTATTGAAAGAAAAGGGCATTTACTTTACTGCGGCTCCAGGTTGCAACAAAGTGGGTGTCGCTGAGTATGTTTTTAGTGTCATGATGGTACTGGCGCAGCAGCAAGGTTTTTCGGTTTTTGAACAAACCGTTGGCATTATTGGTGCTGGGCAAGTTGGCAGTTACTTACAGCAATGTTTGGAAGGCATCGGTATTAAAGTGCTGATCAATGACCCTTTTAAGCAAGAAGAAGGGGACGAGCGAGAGTTCACCTCGCTTGATCGTTTGTTGCAAGAAGCGGATGTTATCACCTTACACACGCCAATCACACGCGACGGTCAATATCCGACACATCACCTGATCAACGAAGACATTCTAAACTCATTGCGTGCGGATCAAATTTTGATTAACGCTGCTCGTGGTCCTGTGGTCGATAATCAAGCGCTTAAGCGACGTCTGCAACAAGCTGACGGCTTTACGGCGGCACTTGATGTGTTTGAATTTGAGCCAGAGGTTGATATGGAGCTACTGCCTCTGTTAGCATTCGCCACCCCTCACGTAGCTGGTTACGGTCTTGAGGGGAAAGCTCGCGGAACCACAATGATCTTCAATAGTTATTGTGAGTTTATCGGTAATGAACTTCGTGCGCATGCCAGCGACCTCTTGCCAACTGCGCCCGTGCCAAAAGTGGTACTGGATCGCAAGTGGGATGAAGCAACGCTCCATACCCTGACGCAATTGGTCTACGATGTGCGTAGAGATGACGCACAATTCCGACGTGAAATCGGTGCGCCAGGTGCATTTGACCTAATGCGCAAAGAGTATTGGGATCGTCGTGAATACAGTGCCGTCACGCTAGTGGGAAGCGCGCAATGTCGTCTAAAACCACTAGCAAAACTAGGTTTTCAAGTTGAGGTAAGTCAATGA
- a CDS encoding aspartate-semialdehyde dehydrogenase: MSQQYNVAILGATGAVGETILEVLQERKFPVGELYLLASERSEGKTYRFNGKTIYVQNVEEFDWSQAHIGLFSAGGDLSAKWAPIAAETGVVVIDNTSHFRYEYDIPLVVPEVNPEAIAEFRNRNIIANPNCSTIQMLVALKPIYDAVGIERINVCTYQSVSGAGKAGIDELAGQTAKLLNGIPAENKQFAQQIAFNCIPQIDKFMDNGYTKEEMKMVWETQKIFNDASITVNPTCVRVPVFYGHAEAVHIETGSPIDAEEVVRLLEETEGVEVFHGEDFPTQVRDAGGKNHVMVGRIRNDISHHSGVNLWVVADNVRKGAATNAVQIAEVLIRDYY; this comes from the coding sequence ATGAGCCAACAATACAATGTTGCCATTTTAGGGGCGACCGGAGCGGTCGGTGAAACCATTCTTGAAGTGCTTCAAGAGCGCAAATTTCCTGTCGGTGAGTTGTACTTGCTAGCCAGTGAGCGCAGTGAAGGTAAGACTTACCGTTTCAACGGTAAAACAATTTACGTGCAAAATGTCGAAGAGTTTGACTGGTCGCAAGCGCACATCGGTCTGTTCTCTGCTGGCGGTGATCTTTCTGCGAAATGGGCGCCTATCGCAGCAGAGACAGGCGTGGTCGTGATCGACAACACATCACATTTCCGTTATGAGTACGATATTCCATTGGTGGTTCCAGAAGTTAACCCAGAAGCCATTGCTGAATTCCGTAACCGCAACATCATTGCCAATCCTAACTGTTCAACCATCCAGATGCTGGTGGCGTTAAAACCAATTTACGATGCCGTGGGTATTGAGCGCATTAACGTTTGTACTTATCAGTCGGTGTCTGGTGCGGGCAAAGCAGGTATTGATGAGCTAGCGGGACAAACCGCGAAACTCTTAAACGGCATTCCGGCGGAAAACAAACAGTTTGCTCAGCAAATTGCATTTAACTGTATTCCACAAATCGACAAATTTATGGATAACGGCTACACCAAAGAAGAGATGAAAATGGTGTGGGAAACGCAGAAAATCTTTAATGATGCGTCGATTACCGTTAACCCTACGTGCGTGCGTGTACCGGTTTTCTATGGTCACGCTGAAGCGGTTCATATCGAAACGGGTTCACCGATTGATGCAGAAGAAGTGGTTCGCCTGCTGGAAGAAACCGAGGGCGTTGAAGTGTTCCATGGCGAAGACTTCCCAACCCAAGTTCGCGATGCGGGTGGCAAAAACCATGTGATGGTAGGTCGCATCCGTAACGACATCAGCCATCATAGTGGCGTGAACTTGTGGGTCGTGGCGGATAACGTGCGTAAAGGTGCCGCAACCAATGCTGTTCAAATCGCAGAAGTGTTGATTCGCGACTACTACTAA